The Myxococcaceae bacterium JPH2 genome includes a region encoding these proteins:
- a CDS encoding DUF2169 domain-containing protein — translation MGHPTVENETPFVCEFMGCADEEGRPLLLLLIKATYLLSEGRLMLAAKQEPVKWAGEPWGKPGESSDKYEPECAFFKPATDVVLIGHGYTQKKGDTETLVAVQVGPVKKALRVVGERTWFRSLGRVGMTQPLPFEKLPLTWERAFGGWDKSDADAKKHGFEPRNPVGVGFRASPRNFEEGLMLPNLEDPAQPLREFGQRVTPMGVGFTSPHWQPRAALAGTYDKAWETSRKPLLPTDFDRRFFNAGAPGLVAPGYLRGDEAVMLVNATPQGRLGFSLPAQATPVITVEQTGAEDAQPDVRLDTVILEPDEKRVVLLWRAHLALEDGFHSIRTMRITAQGVSRPPESSSSAA, via the coding sequence ATGGGTCACCCCACGGTCGAGAACGAGACGCCCTTCGTCTGCGAGTTCATGGGCTGCGCCGACGAAGAGGGCCGGCCGCTCCTGCTGCTGCTCATCAAGGCGACGTACCTGCTGAGCGAGGGCCGCCTGATGCTCGCCGCGAAGCAAGAGCCGGTGAAGTGGGCGGGAGAGCCCTGGGGCAAGCCCGGCGAGTCCAGCGACAAGTACGAGCCCGAGTGCGCCTTCTTCAAGCCCGCCACGGACGTGGTCCTCATCGGCCATGGCTACACCCAGAAGAAGGGCGACACCGAGACCCTGGTGGCCGTGCAGGTGGGGCCCGTGAAGAAGGCCCTGCGCGTCGTGGGCGAGCGGACCTGGTTCCGCAGCCTGGGGCGCGTGGGCATGACGCAGCCCCTCCCCTTCGAGAAGCTCCCGCTGACGTGGGAGCGCGCCTTCGGCGGCTGGGACAAGAGCGACGCGGACGCGAAGAAGCACGGCTTCGAGCCCCGCAACCCCGTGGGCGTGGGCTTCCGCGCCAGCCCGCGGAACTTCGAGGAAGGGCTGATGCTGCCCAACCTGGAGGATCCCGCGCAGCCCCTGCGCGAGTTCGGCCAGCGCGTGACGCCGATGGGCGTGGGCTTCACCTCGCCGCACTGGCAGCCTCGGGCCGCGCTCGCGGGCACGTATGACAAGGCCTGGGAAACCAGCCGCAAGCCCTTGCTGCCCACCGACTTCGACCGGCGCTTCTTCAACGCGGGCGCGCCGGGGCTCGTGGCGCCGGGCTACCTGCGCGGCGACGAGGCCGTCATGCTGGTGAATGCCACACCGCAAGGTCGCCTCGGCTTCTCCCTCCCCGCGCAGGCGACTCCCGTCATCACGGTGGAGCAGACGGGCGCGGAGGACGCACAGCCCGACGTCCGACTCGACACGGTCATCCTGGAGCCGGACGAGAAGCGCGTGGTGCTCCTGTGGCGGGCGCATCTGGCTTTGGAGGATGGCTTTCACTCCATCCGCACGATGCGCATCACGGCCCAGGGCGTCTCACGCCCTCCCGAGTCGAGTTCCAGCGCGGCGTGA